In Kitasatospora sp. NA04385, a single genomic region encodes these proteins:
- a CDS encoding ComEC/Rec2 family competence protein, whose amino-acid sequence MPATTAAVHHRTDYRLLLPAGTAWAVSAAVLGLDPDRHPALLLAALVAAAASLALLAAKGPRRSIHRLAAAVLLTAAAAATTTVLHTADLHRGPLPALAHPSVPPAVAPPTAAPPTALPPAGAGQRADGDERSGAGEPEAERPANPEITVELTVTGDPKQHRSHTRGSSLSRPTLTIPALVTRVRAAPVSRGGPAPPSTATRTPVTLLIRSQEDYPWQRLTPSTGLELRAEVLPERAPTAGGSGAPRTDTAALLVPQGPPRVIAPPNLPQRLAAHLRKGLRDACDHLSPDIRGLLPGLVVGDVSRLPDDLSDAFRATDLGHLVAVSGANLAIVLAVLVGGTPSDPDAPVRGGLAGLLGLSFRTTALFGTALTLAFVTVCRPDPSVLRAAATGLIGLLALATGRPRRGVPALSGAVLILILVDPHLARSYGFLLSALATAGLLVLGPRWTAALRARRWPHHLAAAVGATAAAQAFCSPVTVLLAPRVSLVGVPCNLLAEIAVAPATLLGFAALAIAPLWKGAAEFLTDLAALPVGWLVAVARHGAELPGAELAWPAGMFGAVLLAVVIVSLAWAVPPLLAGHRSRSRKTRALVVLAVALLLPVLLLRPASVVRLATGWPAPGWRLAMCDIGQGDMTVLPVEPGAAVVVDVGPDPKAADACLRGLGVTRIPVLILTHFHADHVEGTPGVLRGRSVGAIEVTGAGESDGERSRVLRWAAAGGIPVERAQRGERRTAGAELSWEVLWPSVPPAPEAEGPNNSSIAILAVLGPPAAPLRVALLGDLEPPAQAAVLALGAPPRPPPPAPASASAQRAESGPGPPRVGRVDVLKVAHHGSANQDWTLMAALRPRLALISCGTDNPYGHPAPQTVTGLEALGATVVRTDRSGDIAVLGDSRSLAVATRSHPVHG is encoded by the coding sequence ATGCCGGCCACAACTGCCGCAGTTCACCACCGGACCGACTACCGACTGCTCCTCCCGGCCGGAACGGCCTGGGCGGTCAGCGCCGCCGTCCTCGGTCTGGATCCGGACCGACATCCGGCGCTGCTGCTGGCCGCGCTGGTGGCCGCAGCGGCCTCCCTCGCTCTGCTCGCCGCCAAAGGACCCCGCCGTTCGATCCACCGCCTCGCCGCAGCCGTCCTGCTGACCGCCGCCGCAGCGGCCACCACCACCGTCCTGCACACCGCCGACCTGCACCGGGGCCCACTGCCCGCGCTGGCCCACCCATCCGTACCACCCGCCGTCGCACCGCCCACTGCCGCACCGCCCACCGCCTTACCGCCCGCCGGGGCAGGGCAGCGGGCCGATGGCGACGAGCGGAGCGGGGCGGGAGAACCCGAAGCGGAGAGACCCGCCAACCCTGAGATCACCGTCGAACTGACCGTCACCGGCGATCCGAAACAGCACCGTTCGCACACCCGGGGCAGTTCGCTGTCCCGGCCGACCCTCACCATTCCCGCACTCGTCACCCGGGTTCGTGCCGCCCCCGTCTCCCGTGGCGGCCCCGCTCCGCCGTCCACCGCCACCCGCACACCCGTCACCCTGCTGATCCGTTCCCAGGAGGACTACCCGTGGCAGCGGCTGACCCCCTCCACCGGACTGGAACTACGAGCCGAGGTGCTGCCGGAGCGGGCGCCGACCGCAGGCGGGTCGGGAGCGCCCCGCACCGATACCGCGGCGCTGCTCGTCCCGCAGGGGCCGCCACGCGTCATCGCGCCGCCGAACCTCCCGCAGCGTCTCGCGGCCCACCTCCGCAAAGGGCTCCGCGACGCCTGCGACCATCTCTCGCCGGACATCCGGGGGCTGCTCCCCGGGCTGGTGGTGGGGGACGTGTCCCGGCTGCCCGACGACCTGTCGGACGCGTTCCGGGCCACCGACCTCGGCCACCTGGTCGCGGTGAGCGGCGCCAACCTGGCGATCGTCCTGGCCGTTCTGGTCGGCGGCACACCGAGCGACCCCGACGCACCCGTCCGGGGCGGCCTGGCCGGGCTGCTGGGTCTCTCGTTCCGCACCACGGCGCTGTTCGGGACGGCGCTGACGCTGGCGTTCGTCACCGTCTGCCGACCCGACCCGAGCGTGCTCAGAGCCGCCGCCACCGGGCTGATCGGACTGCTGGCCCTAGCCACCGGCCGGCCCCGGAGAGGAGTCCCGGCCCTGTCCGGCGCGGTACTGATCCTGATCCTGGTGGACCCGCACCTGGCCCGTTCCTACGGGTTCCTGCTCTCCGCGCTGGCCACTGCCGGGCTGCTGGTGCTCGGCCCGAGATGGACGGCGGCGCTCCGGGCACGCCGCTGGCCGCACCACCTGGCGGCGGCGGTCGGGGCCACCGCAGCGGCCCAGGCGTTCTGCTCGCCGGTCACCGTCCTGCTCGCACCCCGGGTCAGCCTGGTCGGGGTGCCGTGCAACCTCCTGGCCGAGATCGCGGTCGCCCCCGCCACCCTGCTGGGGTTCGCCGCGCTCGCGATCGCGCCGCTCTGGAAGGGAGCGGCGGAGTTCCTGACGGACCTCGCGGCGCTGCCGGTCGGCTGGCTGGTCGCCGTCGCACGGCACGGAGCGGAGCTTCCGGGGGCCGAACTCGCCTGGCCCGCAGGGATGTTCGGTGCGGTCCTGCTGGCCGTGGTGATCGTCTCACTGGCCTGGGCGGTACCACCGCTACTGGCCGGCCACCGCTCCCGCAGCCGGAAGACGAGAGCCCTGGTCGTGCTCGCGGTCGCTCTGCTACTGCCGGTACTGCTGCTGCGCCCGGCCTCCGTCGTCCGGCTGGCAACCGGTTGGCCCGCACCGGGGTGGCGGTTGGCGATGTGCGACATCGGGCAGGGCGACATGACCGTCCTGCCCGTCGAACCGGGGGCCGCCGTGGTGGTGGACGTCGGGCCGGACCCCAAGGCGGCCGACGCCTGCTTGCGCGGCCTCGGAGTGACCAGGATTCCCGTGCTGATCCTCACCCACTTCCACGCCGACCACGTGGAAGGCACCCCCGGGGTGCTGCGGGGCAGGTCGGTCGGAGCGATCGAGGTGACAGGTGCGGGCGAATCGGACGGCGAACGGTCCCGGGTGCTCCGCTGGGCGGCTGCCGGAGGCATCCCGGTGGAGCGCGCGCAGCGCGGCGAGCGGCGCACCGCCGGAGCGGAACTCTCCTGGGAGGTCCTGTGGCCGAGCGTGCCCCCGGCTCCCGAGGCCGAGGGGCCGAACAACTCCAGCATCGCGATCCTCGCCGTACTCGGTCCGCCCGCCGCCCCACTGCGAGTCGCCCTGCTCGGAGACCTGGAACCCCCGGCCCAGGCCGCCGTGCTGGCACTCGGCGCACCACCCCGCCCCCCGCCTCCGGCCCCGGCTTCGGCTTCGGCTCAGCGGGCGGAGAGCGGGCCCGGGCCGCCGAGGGTGGGGAGGGTGGACGTCCTCAAGGTGGCGCACCACGGGTCGGCGAACCAGGACTGGACGTTGATGGCGGCGCTCCGCCCGAGACTGGCCCTGATCTCCTGCGGGACGGACAACCCGTACGGGCACCCGGCGCCCCAGACCGTGACCGGGTTGGAGGCGCTCGGTGCAACGGTGGTCCGGACCGACCGCTCCGGGGACATCGCCGTCCTCGGCGACTCGCGGAGCCTGGCGGTGGCGACGCGTTCGCATCCGGTCCACGGATGA
- a CDS encoding ComEA family DNA-binding protein, translating into MPKLPLRFRLPTAFALDRRAVLGLTVLLVLATGYAVQHFWLGRPHPVPVPSIAMAEALPDRTTEGAPAPQPTDPPLVIDIAGKVPHPGLRTLPAGSRVADALAAAGGPLPGADTSLLNLARPLTDGEQILVDTGPLPAAAVPAGPTGPVSLNHAGADQLDSLPGVGPALAQHILQYRLTHGPFQSVDQLRQVPGIGPRKYEDLKPLLTL; encoded by the coding sequence GTGCCGAAATTGCCCCTGCGGTTCCGCCTCCCAACCGCCTTCGCCCTCGACCGCCGGGCCGTGCTCGGCCTGACCGTCCTGCTCGTCCTCGCCACGGGCTACGCCGTCCAGCACTTCTGGCTCGGCCGGCCGCACCCCGTTCCCGTTCCGTCCATCGCCATGGCCGAAGCCCTCCCCGACCGGACCACGGAAGGAGCACCGGCACCCCAACCGACCGATCCGCCCCTCGTCATCGACATCGCCGGGAAAGTCCCCCACCCCGGCCTGCGAACCCTCCCCGCGGGTTCACGGGTCGCGGATGCCCTGGCCGCCGCAGGCGGACCGCTTCCCGGTGCCGACACCAGCCTCCTCAACCTCGCCCGCCCACTCACCGACGGAGAACAGATCCTCGTGGACACCGGCCCCCTCCCCGCCGCAGCGGTCCCGGCCGGGCCCACGGGCCCCGTGAGCCTCAACCACGCCGGTGCCGACCAACTCGACTCCCTCCCCGGCGTGGGGCCCGCCCTGGCCCAGCACATCCTCCAGTACCGCCTCACCCACGGCCCCTTCCAATCCGTCGACCAACTCCGCCAAGTCCCGGGTATCGGCCCGCGGAAGTACGAGGACCTCAAGCCGCTCCTGACTCTCTGA
- a CDS encoding DegV family protein has product MPGHLALVTDSTAYLPQEAVDRHRIRVVPLSVAVGDEVFAEGVEISPKDVAEALRAKQRVTTSRPSPETFAAAYRAAAEAGARGIVSIHLSAELSGTAEAARLAASAVSIPVRVVDSRLVGMALGSCVLAAAESAEVLDAAHADSGPTAGAEAVAGSSGSSGSTGSSGGDGTGARTVEADLDLVVAAAEDRAARTAGFFYVDTLEHLRRGGRIGTAQALVGSALAVKPLLHLTGGRIEPLEKVRTASRAIGRLEEIAVEYAGRQPVDVTVHHLAAEHRAEPLAERLRERIPGLKELYVSEVGAVIGAHVGPGLLAVVVSPIIASSH; this is encoded by the coding sequence ATGCCCGGCCACCTCGCACTTGTCACGGATTCCACCGCGTATCTGCCTCAGGAGGCGGTGGACCGGCACCGCATCCGGGTGGTGCCGCTCAGCGTCGCGGTCGGTGACGAGGTCTTCGCGGAAGGCGTCGAGATCTCTCCGAAGGACGTGGCCGAGGCCCTGCGCGCCAAGCAGCGGGTGACGACCTCCCGGCCCAGCCCCGAGACCTTCGCCGCCGCCTACCGGGCGGCCGCCGAGGCCGGTGCGCGCGGCATCGTCTCGATCCACCTGTCGGCCGAGCTCTCCGGCACCGCCGAGGCGGCCCGGCTGGCGGCCTCGGCCGTATCGATCCCGGTCCGGGTGGTCGACAGCCGGCTCGTCGGCATGGCGTTGGGCAGCTGCGTCCTCGCCGCCGCCGAATCGGCCGAGGTGCTGGACGCGGCGCACGCCGACTCGGGACCCACCGCTGGCGCGGAGGCCGTTGCGGGTTCCAGCGGGTCCAGTGGTTCCACTGGTTCCAGCGGGGGCGACGGGACGGGTGCCCGTACCGTCGAGGCGGACCTCGACCTGGTGGTCGCCGCCGCCGAGGACCGGGCGGCCCGCACCGCGGGTTTCTTCTACGTCGACACCCTGGAGCACCTGCGGCGAGGGGGCCGGATCGGCACCGCCCAGGCCCTGGTCGGCTCCGCGCTGGCGGTGAAGCCCCTGCTGCACCTGACCGGGGGCCGGATCGAGCCGTTGGAGAAGGTCCGCACCGCCTCCCGTGCGATCGGTCGGCTCGAAGAGATCGCCGTCGAGTACGCGGGCCGGCAGCCGGTCGACGTCACCGTCCACCACCTGGCCGCCGAGCACCGGGCCGAACCGCTGGCGGAGCGGCTGCGGGAGCGGATTCCCGGCCTGAAGGAGCTGTACGTCAGCGAGGTCGGCGCCGTCATCGGGGCGCACGTCGGCCCCGGCCTGCTGGCAGTGGTGGTTTCTCCGATCATCGCCTCGTCGCACTGA